A DNA window from Pontimonas salivibrio contains the following coding sequences:
- the pheS gene encoding phenylalanine--tRNA ligase subunit alpha produces MSEVEEINEAAIQQAVDAALQAIEQADTPEALLAVRSEHLGDASVLTRLHATLKNLPQDQRAAAGKLVGGAKATLAQAFDAKQVVVEQAAEAARLQAEALDVTAIAPKGLPGARHPLSVLMEAMSDVFVQMGWEVAEGPELEHEWFNFDALNFDADHPARALQDTFFIDPIDRHLVLRTHTSPVQIRSLLSRELPVYVVAPGRVYRTDELDATHTPVFHQIEGIAIDRGLTMAHLRGTLDHLARSMFGDEAKVRLRPNYFPFTEPSAEMDIWHPSFKGGARWIEWGGCGMVNRNVLASAGIDPDEYQGFAFGMGIERTLMFRNNVQDMRDMVEGDVRFSQGFGMVV; encoded by the coding sequence GTGTCCGAGGTCGAAGAAATCAACGAAGCTGCCATCCAGCAGGCGGTCGATGCTGCCCTCCAGGCGATAGAGCAGGCAGACACTCCCGAAGCCCTTCTGGCAGTGCGAAGTGAACACCTGGGGGACGCCTCGGTGTTGACCAGGTTGCACGCGACACTGAAAAACCTTCCTCAGGATCAGCGGGCTGCCGCCGGGAAGCTTGTGGGCGGGGCGAAGGCCACACTGGCCCAGGCTTTTGACGCCAAACAGGTGGTGGTGGAGCAGGCCGCAGAAGCCGCCCGGCTCCAGGCCGAAGCTCTCGATGTCACCGCGATTGCCCCCAAAGGTCTACCCGGAGCCAGACACCCCCTCAGTGTGTTGATGGAAGCCATGTCGGATGTGTTTGTCCAGATGGGGTGGGAAGTCGCTGAAGGGCCTGAACTAGAGCACGAATGGTTCAACTTCGATGCGTTGAACTTTGATGCGGATCACCCCGCCCGGGCACTGCAAGACACGTTTTTCATCGACCCGATCGATCGGCACCTCGTGCTTCGCACGCACACGTCGCCGGTGCAAATTCGCTCACTCTTGAGCCGCGAGCTTCCCGTCTACGTGGTGGCACCCGGCCGGGTTTATCGCACCGACGAGCTTGACGCCACCCACACACCGGTGTTCCACCAGATTGAAGGCATCGCCATCGATCGGGGTTTGACCATGGCCCACCTCCGGGGCACGTTGGACCACCTTGCGCGGTCAATGTTTGGAGATGAAGCCAAAGTGCGGCTTCGCCCCAACTATTTCCCCTTCACCGAACCCAGTGCGGAGATGGATATCTGGCACCCCAGCTTTAAAGGTGGTGCCCGGTGGATCGAATGGGGTGGCTGCGGCATGGTCAATCGAAACGTCCTGGCCTCAGCCGGAATCGACCCCGACGAATATCAAGGTTTTGCGTTTGGAATGGGTATTGAGCGCACCCTGATGTTTAGAAACAACGTCCAAGACATGCGCGACATGGTCGAGGGTGATGTGCGCTTCTCTCAAGGCTTCGGGATGGTGGTCTAA
- the infC gene encoding translation initiation factor IF-3, whose amino-acid sequence MCVKGAPISDPRINDRIRASEVRLVGPEGEQVGVVRVDIALRLAQESDLDLVEVSPNSNPPVVKIMDYGKFKYEAAQKAKEARKNQANTVLKEVRFRLKIDTHDYETKRKRAESFLKQGDKVKAMILFRGREQSRPEQGVRLLQRFAEDVAEFGQVESTPTIDGRNMVMVIGPLKSKADQKQQARKGQEAPASGDTSE is encoded by the coding sequence ATGTGTGTGAAAGGAGCCCCCATCAGCGATCCACGAATCAACGACCGTATCCGAGCAAGCGAAGTGCGCTTGGTCGGGCCCGAAGGGGAACAGGTCGGAGTGGTGCGAGTCGACATTGCATTGCGCCTCGCCCAAGAATCCGACTTGGACCTGGTTGAGGTTTCACCCAACTCGAACCCACCCGTAGTGAAAATCATGGACTACGGCAAGTTCAAGTACGAAGCCGCACAAAAGGCCAAAGAGGCCCGCAAGAACCAGGCCAATACGGTGTTGAAAGAAGTGCGTTTCCGCCTCAAAATTGACACCCACGACTACGAAACCAAGCGCAAAAGAGCTGAATCGTTCCTCAAGCAGGGCGACAAAGTCAAAGCAATGATCCTGTTTCGAGGACGCGAGCAGTCGCGACCCGAACAGGGTGTGCGCCTGCTGCAGCGCTTCGCCGAAGACGTGGCCGAATTTGGGCAAGTGGAATCCACACCCACCATCGACGGACGCAACATGGTCATGGTGATTGGACCGTTGAAGTCAAAGGCTGACCAGAAGCAACAGGCACGTAAAGGCCAAGAGGCTCCGGCCTCGGGCGACACCAGCGAGTAA
- a CDS encoding DUF1844 domain-containing protein, which translates to MSDELEEALLDAERDIGDVPAVELIQTVCVHLLSAAAVKCGLSDNPKEEIDLAEARKIITALAGLITAAAPEIGDHHARVLRDGLRSVQLAFREASTYPDAPGQGPGEKYTGPVN; encoded by the coding sequence ATGAGCGACGAATTAGAAGAAGCACTGTTGGATGCCGAGCGCGACATCGGCGATGTGCCGGCGGTGGAACTGATTCAAACAGTGTGTGTTCACCTGCTCTCTGCGGCAGCCGTCAAATGTGGCCTGTCGGACAATCCCAAAGAAGAAATTGACCTAGCCGAGGCGAGAAAGATCATCACCGCTTTGGCCGGCTTGATCACCGCCGCGGCACCAGAAATTGGTGACCACCACGCGCGAGTGTTACGAGACGGCCTGCGCAGCGTGCAATTGGCTTTCCGCGAAGCGTCCACCTACCCGGATGCTCCCGGCCAGGGCCCCGGCGAGAAATACACCGGTCCGGTCAACTAA
- the priA gene encoding bifunctional 1-(5-phosphoribosyl)-5-((5-phosphoribosylamino)methylideneamino)imidazole-4-carboxamide isomerase/phosphoribosylanthranilate isomerase PriA, translating into MAVSSTPKLVLLPAVDVADGKAVRLTQGEAGTETAYGDAVAAAEEWARLGAEWIHLVDLDAAFGRGSNRGTIKKVVKAVGKKLNVELSGGIRDDESLEDALSTGAVRVNLGTAALENPEWTAHVIAEYGDAIAVGLDVRGETLAARGWTQEGGNLFDVLERLNDCGCARFVVTDVTKDGTMRGPNVELLRQVLENTDHSVIASGGISSLDDIAELRELVPLGLEGAILGKALYAGAFTLTEALDVAGR; encoded by the coding sequence ATGGCCGTTTCTTCTACCCCCAAGTTGGTCCTTCTGCCCGCCGTTGATGTCGCTGACGGCAAAGCCGTCCGACTCACCCAAGGGGAAGCAGGCACAGAAACCGCCTACGGCGACGCTGTCGCCGCCGCGGAAGAGTGGGCCCGCCTGGGAGCCGAATGGATCCACCTGGTCGACCTCGATGCCGCGTTTGGTCGCGGATCCAACCGCGGCACCATCAAAAAGGTCGTGAAAGCGGTAGGGAAGAAACTCAACGTCGAACTCTCCGGCGGAATCCGTGACGACGAGTCGTTAGAAGACGCCCTCTCCACCGGTGCCGTGCGAGTAAACCTCGGTACAGCAGCCCTAGAAAACCCTGAATGGACCGCCCACGTCATCGCCGAATACGGCGATGCCATCGCGGTGGGGTTGGATGTGCGCGGCGAAACCCTCGCCGCCAGGGGATGGACACAAGAAGGCGGCAACCTTTTTGATGTGCTCGAGCGACTAAACGACTGCGGCTGCGCACGTTTCGTGGTGACAGATGTGACCAAGGATGGCACCATGCGTGGACCCAACGTGGAGCTGCTTCGCCAAGTATTAGAAAACACCGACCACTCGGTGATTGCCTCGGGAGGTATTTCCAGCCTCGATGACATCGCCGAGTTACGCGAATTGGTGCCGCTGGGTCTTGAGGGAGCCATTTTGGGTAAAGCCCTCTACGCCGGTGCCTTCACGTTGACCGAAGCGCTCGACGTTGCAGGCCGCTGA
- a CDS encoding TrmH family RNA methyltransferase, whose amino-acid sequence MIDNPRSPRVRAVAKLAKKSRRHEAGMFLVEGPQAVREALAHRASDVIDVFMTEQAAMRHQDLVDLASGAGIEVETVTDEVLEQMADTATPQGVIAVHHIVPFTLDQVLQGTPRLVVALDRVSDPGNAGTIIRVAVAAGADAVIVTDESVDIYNPKVVRSTTGSLFHIPFVTDVEWSVAESALRAAGLQVVAADTSGESLPDVAESGGLSTPTAWLFGNEAHGLAQDVLERADRVVSVPQYGPVESMNLATAAAVCLFQSAFALRGHPGSPQG is encoded by the coding sequence ATGATTGACAACCCGCGTTCACCCCGCGTCAGAGCGGTAGCGAAGCTTGCCAAAAAATCCCGCCGTCACGAAGCGGGAATGTTCCTCGTGGAAGGCCCCCAGGCTGTTCGGGAAGCCCTTGCCCATAGGGCAAGTGACGTCATCGATGTATTCATGACGGAACAGGCGGCTATGCGCCACCAGGACCTCGTGGACCTAGCTAGCGGCGCCGGTATTGAGGTCGAAACTGTGACCGACGAAGTGCTTGAACAGATGGCGGACACGGCCACCCCACAAGGGGTAATCGCCGTGCACCACATCGTGCCCTTCACGCTTGACCAGGTACTCCAGGGAACCCCGCGACTGGTGGTCGCACTCGACCGGGTCAGTGACCCGGGCAATGCCGGCACCATTATTCGTGTGGCGGTCGCTGCGGGAGCTGACGCCGTCATTGTCACCGACGAATCGGTGGATATTTACAACCCCAAGGTTGTCAGAAGCACCACGGGCAGCCTCTTTCACATTCCTTTCGTCACCGATGTGGAATGGTCGGTTGCCGAGAGTGCTTTGCGCGCTGCCGGCCTGCAGGTGGTCGCCGCCGACACCTCAGGTGAATCTCTGCCTGATGTGGCGGAATCTGGTGGTCTTTCCACCCCCACGGCGTGGCTGTTTGGTAACGAAGCACACGGGCTCGCCCAGGACGTGCTGGAGCGCGCTGACCGTGTGGTCTCCGTACCCCAATACGGTCCCGTCGAGTCGATGAACCTTGCCACGGCGGCCGCCGTGTGTCTGTTCCAATCCGCGTTTGCCTTGCGCGGCCACCCTGGCTCTCCACAGGGGTAA
- the pheT gene encoding phenylalanine--tRNA ligase subunit beta, whose protein sequence is MRIPLSWLSEYVTSPTPLSAESLHDALVSVGLEEEDVHRFEVTGPVVVGEVLEFVDEPQSNGKTIRWCQVRVAPGDAEGSIRGVVCGAHNFFVGDKVVVSLPGAVLPGGFEISARKTYGHLSDGMIASAKELGLGEDHAGILRLVEMGLDPDVGTDAKELLGLDDVAVEVNVTPDRGYAMSIRGIAREYHHATGHDFVDPVTTVTPVVAQGFEVRVDDQAPIRGVPGCEVFIARSVMGIDATAPTPPFIQSRLLLAGIRSISLPVDITNYVMLEYGQPLHGYDLDRLTGGITVRRAVAGEKLTTLDDQVRTLDAEDLLITDESGPIGMAGVMGGAQTELGDSSTNVLIEAAWFDPVSIARTARRHKLPSEASKRFQRGVDPLVAEAAAQRAVDLLVAYAGGTPGELGARLIDDAVSTMPVITFEPDSVESLVGITLPHPQIEAILTDIGCEVDTTGTRAVGSWQVTPPSWRPDLEDYPTLVEEVARIAGFDSIPSVLPPAPSGAGLTPVQQAKRRITQGLAHAGLTEVLSYPFVDSGDNARCGGVSEDRQVRVANALDPQKAVLRTSLLPGLIDIAQRNVSRGLVDLALFEAGSVFLPPETLGTADIAPGAMRPDQDTIDQMNQSLPHQPWWVSGVFIGHQRPRGVDQRSESASIADALDAARTVVALAGGQLEVEQGSHPAFHPGRVATLLVAGQPIGVAGELLPTWCVERDLPRRVAAFEIDGSQLIERVGNSPHTVDSLSAMPAATQDISVVVDRSVPAATVQAAIAEGAGELLEHIVLSDEYVGEGIPEGTRSLTFALRFRADDRTLTQAEATEAKSHGVARAAELCGARLRGE, encoded by the coding sequence ATGCGCATCCCGCTGTCTTGGCTGTCCGAATACGTCACGAGCCCCACGCCGCTCAGTGCCGAATCACTCCACGACGCCTTGGTGTCGGTGGGACTTGAAGAAGAAGATGTCCACCGCTTCGAAGTCACCGGCCCCGTCGTGGTGGGTGAAGTACTCGAGTTCGTTGATGAACCACAGAGCAACGGCAAAACCATTCGCTGGTGCCAGGTGCGCGTTGCACCGGGTGATGCCGAGGGGTCAATCCGAGGCGTTGTCTGTGGCGCACACAATTTCTTTGTGGGCGACAAAGTGGTGGTGTCGCTGCCCGGAGCGGTACTCCCGGGTGGGTTCGAGATTTCGGCCCGAAAAACCTACGGTCACCTCTCAGACGGCATGATCGCCTCCGCCAAAGAATTAGGCCTCGGCGAGGATCACGCCGGAATCTTGCGCCTTGTGGAAATGGGCCTCGACCCCGATGTGGGTACCGACGCGAAAGAGTTGTTGGGCTTAGATGATGTCGCGGTCGAGGTAAATGTCACCCCCGATCGTGGCTACGCGATGTCCATTCGCGGTATTGCCCGCGAATACCACCACGCCACCGGCCATGACTTTGTGGACCCCGTGACGACCGTCACACCGGTTGTGGCCCAGGGTTTTGAGGTTCGGGTGGACGACCAGGCGCCCATTCGCGGTGTTCCCGGTTGCGAGGTATTTATTGCCCGGAGTGTGATGGGGATTGATGCGACCGCACCGACACCGCCGTTTATCCAGAGCAGGCTGTTGCTCGCCGGAATTCGCTCGATTTCTTTGCCGGTGGATATCACCAACTATGTGATGTTGGAATACGGCCAACCCCTTCACGGTTACGACCTCGATCGACTCACCGGGGGAATTACGGTTCGCCGGGCAGTAGCCGGTGAAAAACTCACCACCCTCGATGACCAGGTGCGCACGCTGGATGCCGAAGATCTGCTCATCACCGACGAGTCGGGTCCTATTGGCATGGCAGGGGTGATGGGTGGTGCTCAGACTGAATTGGGTGATTCCAGCACCAATGTGCTGATCGAGGCGGCCTGGTTTGATCCGGTGTCTATTGCGAGGACGGCGAGACGCCACAAACTGCCCAGCGAAGCGTCAAAACGCTTTCAACGCGGAGTCGACCCGCTGGTCGCTGAAGCGGCTGCGCAGCGAGCCGTGGACCTCCTGGTGGCTTACGCCGGGGGAACCCCCGGCGAATTGGGCGCCAGGCTCATCGACGACGCCGTGTCGACAATGCCCGTCATTACGTTTGAGCCCGACTCGGTGGAATCCCTGGTCGGTATCACCCTCCCGCATCCCCAGATCGAGGCAATCCTCACCGACATTGGCTGCGAAGTCGACACCACCGGTACCCGGGCGGTCGGCTCCTGGCAGGTCACGCCACCCAGTTGGCGCCCCGACTTGGAGGACTACCCGACCCTCGTGGAAGAAGTCGCCCGAATTGCCGGGTTTGACAGCATTCCCTCCGTGTTGCCGCCGGCACCCTCCGGTGCCGGGTTGACGCCTGTTCAACAGGCGAAGCGTCGAATCACACAAGGGCTCGCCCACGCTGGCCTCACCGAAGTGCTCTCCTACCCGTTTGTGGATTCAGGAGATAACGCGCGGTGTGGTGGGGTGAGTGAAGACCGCCAGGTGCGGGTGGCAAACGCTCTTGACCCCCAGAAGGCCGTGCTTCGCACCAGCCTGCTGCCGGGACTCATCGACATTGCGCAGCGCAACGTATCCCGCGGGCTTGTAGACCTCGCACTGTTCGAGGCGGGAAGTGTGTTCCTCCCACCAGAAACCCTCGGGACGGCAGATATTGCTCCGGGGGCAATGCGTCCCGACCAGGACACCATTGACCAGATGAACCAGTCGCTACCCCACCAGCCGTGGTGGGTCAGTGGAGTGTTTATCGGACACCAACGCCCCCGAGGGGTGGATCAGCGCTCAGAGTCCGCCAGCATTGCCGACGCATTAGACGCTGCGAGGACCGTGGTCGCCCTTGCCGGTGGACAGTTGGAGGTCGAGCAAGGAAGCCATCCGGCCTTCCACCCGGGCCGAGTGGCGACGCTTCTTGTGGCCGGGCAGCCCATTGGTGTTGCCGGGGAGTTGTTGCCCACGTGGTGTGTGGAGCGGGACCTACCCCGAAGGGTGGCGGCCTTCGAAATTGACGGTTCACAGCTCATCGAACGAGTCGGGAATAGCCCCCACACTGTGGATTCGTTGTCGGCCATGCCGGCAGCAACCCAAGACATTTCTGTTGTGGTCGATCGCAGTGTGCCGGCAGCGACCGTTCAGGCCGCGATTGCTGAAGGCGCGGGAGAGCTGTTGGAGCACATTGTCCTGAGCGATGAGTATGTGGGGGAGGGGATTCCCGAGGGGACGCGCTCGCTGACTTTTGCCCTTCGCTTCCGCGCCGATGATCGTACGTTGACTCAGGCGGAAGCAACGGAAGCGAAATCCCACGGCGTGGCCCGCGCCGCTGAGCTCTGCGGTGCACGCCTTCGCGGCGAGTAG
- the rplT gene encoding 50S ribosomal protein L20 — MARVKNAVNAHKKRRVVLEQAQGYRGQRSRLYRKAKEQVIHSLNYAYRDRRARKGDFRRLWIQRINAGARQNGMTYNRLIQGLNLAGVGVDRRMLADLAINDEKAFSQLVAVAKAALPEQR; from the coding sequence ATGGCACGTGTTAAGAACGCGGTAAACGCGCACAAAAAACGCCGGGTTGTCCTCGAACAAGCCCAGGGCTACCGCGGGCAGCGCTCCAGGCTGTACCGCAAGGCCAAAGAGCAGGTCATCCACTCGCTCAACTACGCCTACCGCGACCGTCGCGCTCGCAAGGGTGACTTCCGTCGGCTGTGGATTCAGCGAATCAACGCCGGGGCACGCCAAAACGGCATGACCTACAACCGTTTGATTCAAGGCCTGAACCTCGCGGGTGTGGGTGTGGATCGCCGCATGTTGGCTGATTTGGCCATCAACGACGAGAAAGCGTTCAGCCAACTCGTCGCTGTCGCAAAGGCGGCTCTGCCCGAGCAGCGCTAA
- the argC gene encoding N-acetyl-gamma-glutamyl-phosphate reductase — MTRIAVVGASGYAGGEIARLISSHPHFELGTLTADRNEGRPVRQVHPHLRTLGDQTFSGIDIDVLSAHDVVVLALPHGHSGALGETLAHARPELTLVDLGADRRLNDPEAWERYYGGTHYDPWVYGMPELVLADGQTQRSRLAGATRIVAPGCNATAVTLALAPLIRAGQIEPADIVSTLSVAPSGAGRALKEELLASERLSSAAAYAVAGSHRHIPEVIQNLSNARVSGVSEGMSVSLTPVLVPMSRGILAVNTARVAPGNTGKTLHDTLVQSYGSEAFIDVLPDGELPGTGSVLGSNTVALGIGLDPATQRVTVVSAIDNLYKGTAGAAVQSLNIALGLEETAGLESNGVAP; from the coding sequence ATGACTCGTATCGCGGTAGTGGGCGCCAGCGGCTATGCCGGGGGCGAGATTGCCCGACTGATTTCCTCACACCCGCACTTCGAGTTGGGGACACTCACGGCCGATCGAAACGAAGGGCGTCCAGTCCGCCAGGTTCACCCACACCTGCGCACACTCGGTGATCAGACCTTTTCCGGCATCGACATCGACGTCTTGAGCGCCCACGACGTCGTCGTGTTGGCTCTACCCCACGGGCACTCTGGTGCACTTGGAGAGACACTGGCTCACGCGCGACCGGAGCTCACCCTGGTGGATTTGGGCGCTGATCGGCGACTCAACGACCCTGAGGCGTGGGAGCGCTACTACGGCGGTACCCACTACGACCCTTGGGTCTATGGCATGCCCGAGCTTGTCTTGGCAGATGGTCAGACCCAGCGTTCACGACTGGCTGGCGCGACACGCATTGTGGCACCAGGGTGCAATGCCACTGCGGTGACCCTCGCACTGGCGCCGCTGATTCGTGCCGGCCAGATTGAGCCCGCCGATATTGTCTCGACGCTGTCGGTGGCACCCAGTGGTGCCGGGCGCGCCCTGAAAGAGGAACTCCTCGCCTCCGAGCGGCTATCGTCAGCGGCCGCCTACGCGGTAGCGGGCTCCCACCGCCACATTCCAGAAGTGATTCAAAACCTTAGTAATGCCCGGGTCTCTGGCGTCAGCGAGGGCATGAGCGTGAGCCTCACACCGGTCTTGGTTCCCATGTCCCGGGGTATTCTCGCGGTGAACACCGCCCGGGTCGCCCCCGGAAATACTGGAAAAACACTGCATGACACGCTAGTTCAGTCATATGGCAGCGAAGCGTTCATCGACGTTCTGCCTGACGGGGAGCTCCCTGGCACCGGCAGTGTCCTCGGCTCCAACACGGTGGCCTTAGGTATTGGGCTTGACCCCGCCACCCAGAGAGTCACCGTGGTGAGCGCTATCGACAATCTGTATAAGGGCACGGCCGGTGCGGCCGTGCAATCTCTCAACATTGCTCTGGGTCTGGAAGAAACGGCCGGGCTTGAGTCAAACGGGGTGGCCCCGTGA
- a CDS encoding type II toxin-antitoxin system HigB family toxin → MRVIAISSLRDFWDRHGDAEQPLRAWFEEARHAQWESPSDIKALYRHASVLQSGRVVFNIAGNKYRLVVAIDYLLQICYIKFVGTHAEYDQIDAQTVKWRK, encoded by the coding sequence GTGAGGGTAATCGCAATATCAAGTCTTCGGGATTTTTGGGACCGGCACGGCGACGCAGAACAACCTCTGAGGGCATGGTTCGAAGAAGCTCGGCACGCACAGTGGGAAAGCCCCTCTGACATTAAGGCCCTCTATCGCCACGCAAGCGTATTGCAAAGCGGCCGGGTCGTATTCAACATCGCAGGAAACAAATATCGCCTGGTAGTCGCCATCGACTACCTCCTTCAAATTTGCTACATCAAGTTCGTTGGAACCCACGCAGAATATGACCAAATCGACGCGCAAACCGTCAAATGGCGGAAGTAG
- a CDS encoding SseB family protein — MQAADSAGIPFDGREFRPHPFAGDDGSAPERVAEALDRWSRDPSGAAQSEVVESLRDSRVLVPLIAEAGDFGHTPEGRVVEKTQELSIVTVEGPDGQPVGLMFSDVESMANWRSEARPQPVEALRAAAWALEEGLTRLVINPTTSTECVLRRGALVALVASQPYTPPWEDPEVLDAIVRGLGSKGILLSVRSGWGEPPAPGADLIVEVGLEPGLNHAELAQLHSQWSSAWGGEVVLNQRVDGMRLEIIAL, encoded by the coding sequence TTGCAGGCCGCTGACTCAGCAGGAATCCCCTTTGATGGCCGAGAATTTCGGCCACACCCCTTCGCGGGCGATGATGGCAGCGCGCCGGAGCGTGTAGCCGAAGCGCTCGATCGTTGGTCCAGAGACCCCTCCGGGGCTGCGCAGTCAGAAGTAGTCGAATCTCTTCGAGACAGCCGTGTGCTCGTGCCACTCATTGCCGAAGCCGGAGATTTTGGCCACACTCCTGAGGGGCGTGTGGTGGAAAAAACACAAGAGCTCTCGATTGTTACCGTCGAAGGTCCTGACGGCCAGCCAGTGGGCCTCATGTTTTCTGATGTGGAATCGATGGCGAATTGGCGGTCAGAGGCGAGACCACAGCCGGTGGAAGCGCTCCGCGCTGCCGCCTGGGCTCTAGAAGAAGGCCTCACCCGGTTGGTCATCAACCCGACCACTTCCACCGAGTGTGTTCTTCGCCGAGGGGCTTTGGTCGCATTAGTGGCCTCACAGCCCTACACGCCGCCGTGGGAAGACCCCGAAGTGCTCGACGCCATTGTTCGGGGGTTAGGCAGTAAAGGGATCCTGCTTTCCGTGCGAAGCGGCTGGGGTGAGCCGCCAGCACCGGGGGCTGACCTCATCGTCGAGGTGGGTTTAGAGCCGGGTTTGAATCACGCGGAACTTGCCCAACTCCACAGCCAATGGTCGAGCGCGTGGGGTGGGGAAGTGGTGTTAAACCAGAGAGTTGACGGCATGCGCCTGGAAATTATTGCCCTCTAG
- a CDS encoding helix-turn-helix domain-containing protein — MFIHPIRNETDLHAALETIEALMDANPAPGTPESEQLDVLATLVEAYEAKHHPISPPDPVEAIRFRMEQSGLAVSDLAPLIGSTSRVYEVLNKKRPLSIRMIRNLHRELGIPAEALIA; from the coding sequence ATGTTTATCCATCCGATTCGCAACGAAACAGATCTCCACGCCGCTTTAGAAACAATTGAGGCGCTTATGGACGCCAATCCCGCACCCGGGACACCGGAGAGTGAACAGCTCGATGTTCTTGCCACTTTGGTAGAGGCATACGAAGCCAAGCACCACCCGATTAGCCCACCCGATCCTGTCGAAGCTATCCGTTTTCGGATGGAACAAAGTGGTCTAGCCGTCAGCGACCTCGCCCCACTTATCGGCAGTACCAGCCGCGTCTACGAAGTCCTCAACAAAAAACGCCCGTTAAGCATCCGGATGATTCGCAACTTGCACCGGGAGCTGGGAATACCGGCAGAAGCACTGATTGCCTGA
- the hisH gene encoding imidazole glycerol phosphate synthase subunit HisH yields the protein MATTPHVVVFDYGSGNVHSAVKALERAGASVSLSAHREDAMNADGLVVPGVGAFASVMEALGKKRGGEIIERRLAGGRPVLGICVGLQIMFDRGVEHGVDTPGLAQWPGVVEKLDAPRLPHMGWNTVDAASGSDLFAGVEHERFYFVHSYGVTQWSLEPGPQFVAPKVSWSEHGQRFVAAVENGPLSATQFHPEKSGDAGIQLLTNWLGRL from the coding sequence GTGGCAACCACACCCCACGTCGTCGTCTTTGACTACGGCTCGGGAAATGTCCACTCTGCGGTGAAAGCGCTCGAGCGGGCCGGCGCCAGTGTGTCGCTCAGCGCCCATCGCGAAGACGCCATGAATGCTGACGGCTTAGTGGTCCCCGGAGTGGGGGCTTTCGCCTCTGTAATGGAGGCACTGGGTAAAAAGCGTGGCGGCGAAATCATCGAACGCCGACTCGCGGGCGGACGGCCCGTATTGGGTATTTGTGTGGGATTGCAGATCATGTTTGACCGCGGGGTGGAACACGGTGTGGACACCCCGGGTCTTGCGCAGTGGCCCGGTGTAGTCGAAAAACTTGATGCTCCGCGGCTGCCGCACATGGGCTGGAATACCGTGGATGCCGCGAGCGGCAGCGACCTTTTTGCCGGTGTCGAGCACGAGCGTTTCTACTTTGTGCACTCCTACGGCGTGACCCAGTGGAGTCTTGAACCCGGCCCACAATTTGTGGCCCCGAAGGTGAGTTGGAGCGAACACGGCCAACGGTTCGTGGCCGCAGTAGAAAACGGCCCACTCAGTGCCACACAGTTTCACCCCGAAAAATCGGGCGATGCGGGAATCCAGCTCTTGACCAACTGGCTCGGGCGCCTATAG
- the rpmI gene encoding 50S ribosomal protein L35, translating into MPKQKTHSGAKKRFRVTGSGKIMKQGAGMRHNLERKETKLTRRLNKDRVIAPEDAKVIKKLLGK; encoded by the coding sequence ATGCCTAAGCAGAAAACCCACTCAGGGGCGAAAAAGCGTTTTCGCGTGACCGGTAGTGGAAAAATCATGAAGCAGGGTGCGGGTATGCGCCACAACTTGGAACGCAAAGAAACCAAGCTCACCCGTCGACTCAACAAAGACCGTGTCATCGCACCCGAAGACGCCAAGGTCATCAAGAAGCTACTCGGTAAATAG